A single Xiphias gladius isolate SHS-SW01 ecotype Sanya breed wild chromosome 22, ASM1685928v1, whole genome shotgun sequence DNA region contains:
- the si:dkey-250k15.4 gene encoding uncharacterized protein si:dkey-250k15.4 isoform X3, producing MSHICGRALSDKEKILKFFNRQSETTDKKCCLLNIDHNKTDGQNKMKRLKTRKERSQTRGGRKAASKTKVHHHHYHHQSSRDMAHPCNCCHSSWHCPLRRAAQFPNVIPAAQEPSIITDSRLIGHHGLFKHEVKSVDIERLLSEQGKVEKSGQKAQEKNDAISHPSSTSHIPSPFSSNDLLGADTGEVEPVEKKTDSAINTHDDCHEKQKKISHGSDVTLGQRPQQQLHFSSGSYKSIFSSKHSSLDVVINKSKKLTPTVDRDNVKTLNRKVKTHMNSTVKHTAKNPECPVYQTEAHGLSPGPLQLSSSLSADSFELQHRRQVPAFVFKSVSEMAARLCDCLQFPLLRKRNLVAESREVLLKAMQEMHGTRLQENLFEEQRHLSFGIDLAKAVQDHVQEPTMIYEDELPTDSSAFKADTASQPCLDSQKTTSFKMIGGRHFNWKSSLQPHQSLERTAEWLTSPVDNSASLLDDILRPSCSPQFSMDFEPSASSASDHLFAPSPTSCWGEKASASQHWKNSFNRPKSKEPVIFDSFEKIFTNHSQAVRGSSCGPQDNDNNIQSFFPYQAQLPGRHSAEPLHFPQEQNPFETDRYSFAHSFSAQIHHSNQSNHFQPFSQFSLSSTCPPLRSHHTDMMHYPPSHMLERGPAPPFSLPSPEHWSFPPMKLY from the exons ATGAGTCACATTTGTGGCAGGGCCCtatcagacaaagaaaagatcTTAAAATTTTTCAACAGGCAGTCAGaaacaacagataaaaaatgttgcttacTGAACATAGACCATAATAAGACAGATGGGCAGAACAAAATGAAACGACTGAAGACCCGCAAGGAAAGGAGTCAGACAAGAGGTGGTCGGAAAGCGGCCTCAAAAACCAAAGTACATCACCATCACTACCATCACCAAAGCAGTCGAGACATGGCACACCCCTGTAACTGTTGTCACAGTAGCTGGCATTGTCCTTTAAGAAGAGCTGCACAATTTCCAAATGTCATTCCTGCTGCACAGGAACCAAGCATCATCACAGACAGCCGCCTGATCGGACACCATGGCCTGTTCAAACATGAGGTGAAGTCTGTTGACATTGAACGCTTGTTAAGTGAGCAGGGGAAGGTGGAGAAAAGTGGACAGAAAGCACAAGAAAAGAACGATGCAATTTCACATCCATCTTCAACATCTCACATTCCTTCTCCATTCTCCAGTAATGACTTGTTGGGTGCTGATACTGGTGAGGTTGAGCcagttgaaaagaaaacagactctGCTATAAACACCCATGATGATTGccatgaaaaacagaagaaaatcagtCATGGATCAGATGTTACACTTGGGCAGAGACCACAGCAACaacttcatttttcatctgGAAGCTATAAAagcatcttctcatctaaacaCAGCTCCCTCGATGtagtaataaataaaagcaaaaaactgacTCCCACTGTTGACAGAGACAATGTAAAGACGTTAAACAGGAAAGTAAAGACACACATGAATTCTACTGTGAAGCACACCGCAAAGAACCCGGAGTGTCCTGTTTACCAGACAGAAGCTCATGGTCTCAGCCCGGGCCCACTTCAGCTCTCCAGCTCACTCAGTGCTGACAGCTTTGAATTACAACACAGAAGACAAGTTCCTGCCTTTGTATTTAAGTCTGTCAGTGAAATGGCAGCACGTTTGTGTGACTGTCTGCAGTTCCCACTTCTGAGGAAGAGAAACCTGGTGGCAGAGAGCAGGGAGGTGCTGTTGAAAGCTATGCAGGAGATGCATGGAACCCGGCTTCAGGAGAACCTTTTCGAGGAACAGCGACACCTGAGCTTTGGTATTGATCTAGCAAAGGCAGTCCAGGATCACGTTCAGGAGCCAACCATGATATATGAAGATGAGCTGCCTACAG ATTCATCAGCATTTAAAGCTGACACTGCTAGTCAGCCATGTCTTGACAGCCAAAAAaccacatctttcaaaatgaTTGGAGGCAGGCATTTTAACTGGAAGTCTAGTCTACAGCCACACCAAAGCCTGGAACGG ACTGCTGAATGGTTGACAAGCCCTGTGGATAATTCTGCCAGTCTTTTGGATGATATCCTCAGACCTAGTTGCTCTCCTCAGTTCAGCATGGACTTTGAGCCTTCTGCATCTTCAGCAAGTGATCATTTGTTTGCTCCCTCTCCCACCTCATGCTGGGGAGAAAAAGCCTCTGCATCTCAGCACtggaaaaacagtttcaacaggCCAAAGAGCAAAGAGCCAGTTATTTTTGATTCCTTTGAAAAAATCTTTACGAACCACAGCCAAGCAGTTAGAGGTAGTAGCTGTGGGCCTCAGGACAATGACAACAACATCCAGTCTTTCTTTCCTTACCAAGCACAGCTGCCAGGTAGACATTCAGCAGAGCCACTGCATTTTCCCCAGGAGCAAAACCCCTTTGAAACTGACAGATACTCCTTTGCTCACTCCTTCTCTGCCCAAATTCACCATTCTAATCAGAGCAACCATTTCCAGCCTTTCAGCCAATTCAGTCTCTCTTCAACTTGCCCTCCCCTCAGGTCCCACCACACGGACATGATGCATTACCCACCATCTCACATGCTTGAAAGAGGCCCAGCACCTCCCTTTTCTTTACCGAGCCCTGAGCACTGGTCCTTTCCTCCTATGAAACTGTACTAA
- the si:dkey-250k15.4 gene encoding uncharacterized protein si:dkey-250k15.4 isoform X4, which translates to MPCRVAVDRIGCRMSHICGRALSDKEKILKFFNRQSETTDKKCCLLNIDHNKTDGQNKMKRLKTRKERSQTRGGRKAASKTKVHHHHYHHQSSRDMAHPCNCCHSSWHCPLRRAAQFPNVIPAAQEPSIITDSRLIGHHGLFKHEVKSVDIERLLSEQGKVEKSGQKAQEKNDAISHPSSTSHIPSPFSSNDLLGADTGEVEPVEKKTDSAINTHDDCHEKQKKISHGSDVTLGQRPQQQLHFSSGSYKSIFSSKHSSLDVVINKSKKLTPTVDRDNVKTLNRKVKTHMNSTVKHTAKNPECPVYQTEAHGLSPGPLQLSSSLSADSFELQHRRQVPAFVFKSVSEMAARLCDCLQFPLLRKRNLVAESREVLLKAMQEMHGTRLQENLFEEQRHLSFGIDLAKAVQDHVQEPTMIYEDELPTDSSAFKADTASQPCLDSQKTTSFKMIGGRHFNWKSSLQPHQSLERKTRTDATVFTAVAHICTPV; encoded by the exons ATGCCTTGCCGTGTAGCTGTTGACAG AATTGGGTGCAGAATGAGTCACATTTGTGGCAGGGCCCtatcagacaaagaaaagatcTTAAAATTTTTCAACAGGCAGTCAGaaacaacagataaaaaatgttgcttacTGAACATAGACCATAATAAGACAGATGGGCAGAACAAAATGAAACGACTGAAGACCCGCAAGGAAAGGAGTCAGACAAGAGGTGGTCGGAAAGCGGCCTCAAAAACCAAAGTACATCACCATCACTACCATCACCAAAGCAGTCGAGACATGGCACACCCCTGTAACTGTTGTCACAGTAGCTGGCATTGTCCTTTAAGAAGAGCTGCACAATTTCCAAATGTCATTCCTGCTGCACAGGAACCAAGCATCATCACAGACAGCCGCCTGATCGGACACCATGGCCTGTTCAAACATGAGGTGAAGTCTGTTGACATTGAACGCTTGTTAAGTGAGCAGGGGAAGGTGGAGAAAAGTGGACAGAAAGCACAAGAAAAGAACGATGCAATTTCACATCCATCTTCAACATCTCACATTCCTTCTCCATTCTCCAGTAATGACTTGTTGGGTGCTGATACTGGTGAGGTTGAGCcagttgaaaagaaaacagactctGCTATAAACACCCATGATGATTGccatgaaaaacagaagaaaatcagtCATGGATCAGATGTTACACTTGGGCAGAGACCACAGCAACaacttcatttttcatctgGAAGCTATAAAagcatcttctcatctaaacaCAGCTCCCTCGATGtagtaataaataaaagcaaaaaactgacTCCCACTGTTGACAGAGACAATGTAAAGACGTTAAACAGGAAAGTAAAGACACACATGAATTCTACTGTGAAGCACACCGCAAAGAACCCGGAGTGTCCTGTTTACCAGACAGAAGCTCATGGTCTCAGCCCGGGCCCACTTCAGCTCTCCAGCTCACTCAGTGCTGACAGCTTTGAATTACAACACAGAAGACAAGTTCCTGCCTTTGTATTTAAGTCTGTCAGTGAAATGGCAGCACGTTTGTGTGACTGTCTGCAGTTCCCACTTCTGAGGAAGAGAAACCTGGTGGCAGAGAGCAGGGAGGTGCTGTTGAAAGCTATGCAGGAGATGCATGGAACCCGGCTTCAGGAGAACCTTTTCGAGGAACAGCGACACCTGAGCTTTGGTATTGATCTAGCAAAGGCAGTCCAGGATCACGTTCAGGAGCCAACCATGATATATGAAGATGAGCTGCCTACAG ATTCATCAGCATTTAAAGCTGACACTGCTAGTCAGCCATGTCTTGACAGCCAAAAAaccacatctttcaaaatgaTTGGAGGCAGGCATTTTAACTGGAAGTCTAGTCTACAGCCACACCAAAGCCTGGAACGG AAAACACGTACAGATGCCACAGTCTTCACAGCAGTCGCACACATTTGTACTCCAGTCTGA
- the si:dkey-250k15.4 gene encoding uncharacterized protein si:dkey-250k15.4 isoform X2, translated as MCLKLRIGCRMSHICGRALSDKEKILKFFNRQSETTDKKCCLLNIDHNKTDGQNKMKRLKTRKERSQTRGGRKAASKTKVHHHHYHHQSSRDMAHPCNCCHSSWHCPLRRAAQFPNVIPAAQEPSIITDSRLIGHHGLFKHEVKSVDIERLLSEQGKVEKSGQKAQEKNDAISHPSSTSHIPSPFSSNDLLGADTGEVEPVEKKTDSAINTHDDCHEKQKKISHGSDVTLGQRPQQQLHFSSGSYKSIFSSKHSSLDVVINKSKKLTPTVDRDNVKTLNRKVKTHMNSTVKHTAKNPECPVYQTEAHGLSPGPLQLSSSLSADSFELQHRRQVPAFVFKSVSEMAARLCDCLQFPLLRKRNLVAESREVLLKAMQEMHGTRLQENLFEEQRHLSFGIDLAKAVQDHVQEPTMIYEDELPTDSSAFKADTASQPCLDSQKTTSFKMIGGRHFNWKSSLQPHQSLERTAEWLTSPVDNSASLLDDILRPSCSPQFSMDFEPSASSASDHLFAPSPTSCWGEKASASQHWKNSFNRPKSKEPVIFDSFEKIFTNHSQAVRGSSCGPQDNDNNIQSFFPYQAQLPGRHSAEPLHFPQEQNPFETDRYSFAHSFSAQIHHSNQSNHFQPFSQFSLSSTCPPLRSHHTDMMHYPPSHMLERGPAPPFSLPSPEHWSFPPMKLY; from the exons ATGTGCCTGAAGTTAAG AATTGGGTGCAGAATGAGTCACATTTGTGGCAGGGCCCtatcagacaaagaaaagatcTTAAAATTTTTCAACAGGCAGTCAGaaacaacagataaaaaatgttgcttacTGAACATAGACCATAATAAGACAGATGGGCAGAACAAAATGAAACGACTGAAGACCCGCAAGGAAAGGAGTCAGACAAGAGGTGGTCGGAAAGCGGCCTCAAAAACCAAAGTACATCACCATCACTACCATCACCAAAGCAGTCGAGACATGGCACACCCCTGTAACTGTTGTCACAGTAGCTGGCATTGTCCTTTAAGAAGAGCTGCACAATTTCCAAATGTCATTCCTGCTGCACAGGAACCAAGCATCATCACAGACAGCCGCCTGATCGGACACCATGGCCTGTTCAAACATGAGGTGAAGTCTGTTGACATTGAACGCTTGTTAAGTGAGCAGGGGAAGGTGGAGAAAAGTGGACAGAAAGCACAAGAAAAGAACGATGCAATTTCACATCCATCTTCAACATCTCACATTCCTTCTCCATTCTCCAGTAATGACTTGTTGGGTGCTGATACTGGTGAGGTTGAGCcagttgaaaagaaaacagactctGCTATAAACACCCATGATGATTGccatgaaaaacagaagaaaatcagtCATGGATCAGATGTTACACTTGGGCAGAGACCACAGCAACaacttcatttttcatctgGAAGCTATAAAagcatcttctcatctaaacaCAGCTCCCTCGATGtagtaataaataaaagcaaaaaactgacTCCCACTGTTGACAGAGACAATGTAAAGACGTTAAACAGGAAAGTAAAGACACACATGAATTCTACTGTGAAGCACACCGCAAAGAACCCGGAGTGTCCTGTTTACCAGACAGAAGCTCATGGTCTCAGCCCGGGCCCACTTCAGCTCTCCAGCTCACTCAGTGCTGACAGCTTTGAATTACAACACAGAAGACAAGTTCCTGCCTTTGTATTTAAGTCTGTCAGTGAAATGGCAGCACGTTTGTGTGACTGTCTGCAGTTCCCACTTCTGAGGAAGAGAAACCTGGTGGCAGAGAGCAGGGAGGTGCTGTTGAAAGCTATGCAGGAGATGCATGGAACCCGGCTTCAGGAGAACCTTTTCGAGGAACAGCGACACCTGAGCTTTGGTATTGATCTAGCAAAGGCAGTCCAGGATCACGTTCAGGAGCCAACCATGATATATGAAGATGAGCTGCCTACAG ATTCATCAGCATTTAAAGCTGACACTGCTAGTCAGCCATGTCTTGACAGCCAAAAAaccacatctttcaaaatgaTTGGAGGCAGGCATTTTAACTGGAAGTCTAGTCTACAGCCACACCAAAGCCTGGAACGG ACTGCTGAATGGTTGACAAGCCCTGTGGATAATTCTGCCAGTCTTTTGGATGATATCCTCAGACCTAGTTGCTCTCCTCAGTTCAGCATGGACTTTGAGCCTTCTGCATCTTCAGCAAGTGATCATTTGTTTGCTCCCTCTCCCACCTCATGCTGGGGAGAAAAAGCCTCTGCATCTCAGCACtggaaaaacagtttcaacaggCCAAAGAGCAAAGAGCCAGTTATTTTTGATTCCTTTGAAAAAATCTTTACGAACCACAGCCAAGCAGTTAGAGGTAGTAGCTGTGGGCCTCAGGACAATGACAACAACATCCAGTCTTTCTTTCCTTACCAAGCACAGCTGCCAGGTAGACATTCAGCAGAGCCACTGCATTTTCCCCAGGAGCAAAACCCCTTTGAAACTGACAGATACTCCTTTGCTCACTCCTTCTCTGCCCAAATTCACCATTCTAATCAGAGCAACCATTTCCAGCCTTTCAGCCAATTCAGTCTCTCTTCAACTTGCCCTCCCCTCAGGTCCCACCACACGGACATGATGCATTACCCACCATCTCACATGCTTGAAAGAGGCCCAGCACCTCCCTTTTCTTTACCGAGCCCTGAGCACTGGTCCTTTCCTCCTATGAAACTGTACTAA
- the si:dkey-250k15.4 gene encoding uncharacterized protein si:dkey-250k15.4 isoform X1: MPCRVAVDRIGCRMSHICGRALSDKEKILKFFNRQSETTDKKCCLLNIDHNKTDGQNKMKRLKTRKERSQTRGGRKAASKTKVHHHHYHHQSSRDMAHPCNCCHSSWHCPLRRAAQFPNVIPAAQEPSIITDSRLIGHHGLFKHEVKSVDIERLLSEQGKVEKSGQKAQEKNDAISHPSSTSHIPSPFSSNDLLGADTGEVEPVEKKTDSAINTHDDCHEKQKKISHGSDVTLGQRPQQQLHFSSGSYKSIFSSKHSSLDVVINKSKKLTPTVDRDNVKTLNRKVKTHMNSTVKHTAKNPECPVYQTEAHGLSPGPLQLSSSLSADSFELQHRRQVPAFVFKSVSEMAARLCDCLQFPLLRKRNLVAESREVLLKAMQEMHGTRLQENLFEEQRHLSFGIDLAKAVQDHVQEPTMIYEDELPTDSSAFKADTASQPCLDSQKTTSFKMIGGRHFNWKSSLQPHQSLERTAEWLTSPVDNSASLLDDILRPSCSPQFSMDFEPSASSASDHLFAPSPTSCWGEKASASQHWKNSFNRPKSKEPVIFDSFEKIFTNHSQAVRGSSCGPQDNDNNIQSFFPYQAQLPGRHSAEPLHFPQEQNPFETDRYSFAHSFSAQIHHSNQSNHFQPFSQFSLSSTCPPLRSHHTDMMHYPPSHMLERGPAPPFSLPSPEHWSFPPMKLY; this comes from the exons ATGCCTTGCCGTGTAGCTGTTGACAG AATTGGGTGCAGAATGAGTCACATTTGTGGCAGGGCCCtatcagacaaagaaaagatcTTAAAATTTTTCAACAGGCAGTCAGaaacaacagataaaaaatgttgcttacTGAACATAGACCATAATAAGACAGATGGGCAGAACAAAATGAAACGACTGAAGACCCGCAAGGAAAGGAGTCAGACAAGAGGTGGTCGGAAAGCGGCCTCAAAAACCAAAGTACATCACCATCACTACCATCACCAAAGCAGTCGAGACATGGCACACCCCTGTAACTGTTGTCACAGTAGCTGGCATTGTCCTTTAAGAAGAGCTGCACAATTTCCAAATGTCATTCCTGCTGCACAGGAACCAAGCATCATCACAGACAGCCGCCTGATCGGACACCATGGCCTGTTCAAACATGAGGTGAAGTCTGTTGACATTGAACGCTTGTTAAGTGAGCAGGGGAAGGTGGAGAAAAGTGGACAGAAAGCACAAGAAAAGAACGATGCAATTTCACATCCATCTTCAACATCTCACATTCCTTCTCCATTCTCCAGTAATGACTTGTTGGGTGCTGATACTGGTGAGGTTGAGCcagttgaaaagaaaacagactctGCTATAAACACCCATGATGATTGccatgaaaaacagaagaaaatcagtCATGGATCAGATGTTACACTTGGGCAGAGACCACAGCAACaacttcatttttcatctgGAAGCTATAAAagcatcttctcatctaaacaCAGCTCCCTCGATGtagtaataaataaaagcaaaaaactgacTCCCACTGTTGACAGAGACAATGTAAAGACGTTAAACAGGAAAGTAAAGACACACATGAATTCTACTGTGAAGCACACCGCAAAGAACCCGGAGTGTCCTGTTTACCAGACAGAAGCTCATGGTCTCAGCCCGGGCCCACTTCAGCTCTCCAGCTCACTCAGTGCTGACAGCTTTGAATTACAACACAGAAGACAAGTTCCTGCCTTTGTATTTAAGTCTGTCAGTGAAATGGCAGCACGTTTGTGTGACTGTCTGCAGTTCCCACTTCTGAGGAAGAGAAACCTGGTGGCAGAGAGCAGGGAGGTGCTGTTGAAAGCTATGCAGGAGATGCATGGAACCCGGCTTCAGGAGAACCTTTTCGAGGAACAGCGACACCTGAGCTTTGGTATTGATCTAGCAAAGGCAGTCCAGGATCACGTTCAGGAGCCAACCATGATATATGAAGATGAGCTGCCTACAG ATTCATCAGCATTTAAAGCTGACACTGCTAGTCAGCCATGTCTTGACAGCCAAAAAaccacatctttcaaaatgaTTGGAGGCAGGCATTTTAACTGGAAGTCTAGTCTACAGCCACACCAAAGCCTGGAACGG ACTGCTGAATGGTTGACAAGCCCTGTGGATAATTCTGCCAGTCTTTTGGATGATATCCTCAGACCTAGTTGCTCTCCTCAGTTCAGCATGGACTTTGAGCCTTCTGCATCTTCAGCAAGTGATCATTTGTTTGCTCCCTCTCCCACCTCATGCTGGGGAGAAAAAGCCTCTGCATCTCAGCACtggaaaaacagtttcaacaggCCAAAGAGCAAAGAGCCAGTTATTTTTGATTCCTTTGAAAAAATCTTTACGAACCACAGCCAAGCAGTTAGAGGTAGTAGCTGTGGGCCTCAGGACAATGACAACAACATCCAGTCTTTCTTTCCTTACCAAGCACAGCTGCCAGGTAGACATTCAGCAGAGCCACTGCATTTTCCCCAGGAGCAAAACCCCTTTGAAACTGACAGATACTCCTTTGCTCACTCCTTCTCTGCCCAAATTCACCATTCTAATCAGAGCAACCATTTCCAGCCTTTCAGCCAATTCAGTCTCTCTTCAACTTGCCCTCCCCTCAGGTCCCACCACACGGACATGATGCATTACCCACCATCTCACATGCTTGAAAGAGGCCCAGCACCTCCCTTTTCTTTACCGAGCCCTGAGCACTGGTCCTTTCCTCCTATGAAACTGTACTAA
- the pafah1b3 gene encoding platelet-activating factor acetylhydrolase IB subunit gamma, protein MSAEDPNPAATPTPYEDIQGDGRWMSLHNRFVSDSKDKEPDVLFVGDSLVQLMHQFGIWRQLFSPLHALNFGVGGDATQHVLWRLSNGELDNISPKVVVLWVGTNNHGHTAEQICGGIMAIVQVIKNKLPHANTLVLGLLPRGKLPNPLRERNAMVNKLVQEAVLSLPHASFLAVDPGFVHSNGSISHQDMYDYLHLTPQGYQAVCEPLHAHLKSMLDKPAEN, encoded by the exons ATGAGTGCAGAAGACCCAAATCCAGCCGCCACACCCACTCCCTATGAGGACATTCAGGGAGATGGACGATGGATGTCTCTG caCAACCGCTTTGTGTCTGACAGCAAAGACAAGGAACCTGATGTCCTGTTTGTTGGAGACTCTCTTGTTCAGCTCATGCACCAGTTTGGG ATATGGAGGCAgctgttctctcctctccatgCCCTCAATTTTGGGGTGGGTGGTGATGCAACACAGCATGTGCTTTGGAGACTTAGCAACGGTGAACTGGATAACATCAGCCCAAAG gTTGTAGTGCTGTGGGTAGGCACCAACAATCATGGTCACACTGCTGAACAGATCTGTGGAGGGATCATGGCTATTGTCCAAGTCATCAAGAACAAGCTCCCCCATGCCAACACGCTTGTACTC GGATTACTGCCCAGAGGTAAACTGCCAAACCCTCTGCGGGAGAGAAATGCCATGGTGAACAAGCTGGTCCAGGAGGCGGTATTGTCCCTCCCTCATGCTTCTTTCCTCGCTGTGGACCCTGGCTTTGTCCACTCCAATGGTAGCATCTCCCACCAAGACATGTACGACTACCTTCACCTGACTCCCCAGGGCTACCAGGCTGTGTGTGAACCCCTGCACGCCCATCTCAAGTCCATGCTAGATAAACCTGCTGAGAACTGA